One genomic window of Ziziphus jujuba cultivar Dongzao chromosome 4, ASM3175591v1 includes the following:
- the LOC107415412 gene encoding RNA exonuclease 4 → MDSRVETSETLRNKCAACFRQFNRLEHLVEHMRISYHSVHEPTCGICKKHCRSFESLREHLIGPLPKQECKNIFSNRGCKFCLAILDSPHSLRIHQHSCQLSSVNNALGARSGKLGMRDNLTIDYGRTRGSPVVAMACKMVGGGSDGSLDLCARVCLIDEYENVIFHSYVKPILPVTNYRYETTGIRPEYLRDAMPLKQVQKKIQDFLCNGEPMWKIRPRCGKARILVGHGLDHDLDRLQIEYPATMLRDTAKYPPLMKTSKLSNSLKYLTQAYLGYDIQIGIQDPYEDCVATMRLYQRMKSQNHKVEDFPLASDAQNRNNFASWRQSELERMTPEQMLDISRSDFYCWCLDSRDY, encoded by the exons ATGGATAGTCGAGTTGAGACATCAGAAACTCTGAg GAACAAGTGTGCAGCATGCTTCAGACAATTTAACAGACTGGAGCATCTTGTGGAGCATATGAGGATATCATATCACTCAGTTCATGAACCCACGTGCGGAATCTGTAAGAAACATTGCAGATCTTTTGAGTCTCTCAGAGAACATCTTATAG GGCCATTGCCAAAACAAGAATGTAAGAACATATTCAGCAACAGAGGATGCAAATTTTGCTTGGCAATCCTCGATAGCCCTCACAGTCTCAGGATTCACCAGCATTCATGCCAACTCTCCAGTGTTAATAAC GCACTAGGTGCTCGTTCTGGTAAGCTGGGAATGCGTGACAATTTAACCATAGATTATGGAAGAACAAGAGGCTCCCCAGTGGTTGCAATGGCATGCAAGATGGTTGGAGGTGGCAGTGATGGGTCCCTAGATCTCTGCGCAAGGGTTTGCCTAATTGATGAATACGAAAATGTTATCTTCCATAGTTATGTCAAGCCAATACTTCCAGTCACCAACTACAGGTACGAAACTACAGGCATTCGTCCCGAATACTTGAGGGACGCCATGCCGCTTAAACAGGTTCAAAAGAAGATTCAAGATTTCCTCTGCAATGGGGAACCAATGTGGAAAATTCGTCCTAGGTGTGGAAAGGCTAGGATTCTTGTTGGCCATGGTTTGGATCATGATCTTGACCGTCTACAGATAGAATATCCAGCAACAATGTTGAG GGATACTGCAAAATATCCTCCATTGATGAAAACAAGCAAGCTCAGCAACTCGCTCAAGTATCTGACACAGGCATATCTGGG GTATGACATACAAATTGGCATTCAAGACCCCTACGAGGATTGCGTAGCAACAATGAGGCTCTACCAGAGAATGAAATCCCAGAATCATAAAGTAGAGGATTTCCCACTTGCTTCTGATGCACAAAACCGAAACAATTTTGCATCATGGAGGCAAAGTGAGCTTGAGAGGATGACCCCTGAACAAATGTTGGATATCTCAAGGTCTGATTTCTACTGTTGGTGTTTGGACTCCAGGGACTATTAA